A window of Rhizophagus irregularis chromosome 9, complete sequence genomic DNA:
tgataatttaatggaACTTTTAATCATGATAAATGCATGTAAAACTGCTTCAGCACGTAGAATTACTGCGGTAATTCCCTGTTACCCTTACGCAAGacaagataaaaaagataaatcaaGAGCTCCAATTTCTGCTAAATTAGTAGCTAATATGTTAACCGTGGCTGGAGCAAATCATGTTATTACTGTGGATTTACATGCTAGTCAAATTCAAggcttttttaatattcctgtagataatttatattgtgaGCCTTCtatgttaaaatatatcaaaactCATATATCTGAATGgcaaaattcaattattgtTTCTCCTGACGCAGGTGGAGCAAAAAGGTATTTAGTACACAACAGTACacaattctttttattcttatgtaatctctattttttctttctctaaAAGTTTGTTCTTTTTGTGCAGAGCGGCGTCAATCGCAGATCGTTTGAATCTTGAATTTGCTTTAATTCATAAAGAGCGTAAAAAAGCAAATGAAGTATCACGTATGGTTCTAGTTGGTGATGTTAGTGGGAAAACTGCAATTCTTATTGATGATATGGCAGATACCTGCGGTACTTTAAAAATGGCCGCTACAACTCTTAAAGAGCGTGGTGCCTCCAAAGTATACGCAATAGTGGCTCATGGTATTCTTTCTGGTAAAGCTATTGATGTAATTAACGATTCACAGTTGGAAAGTTTAGTAGTAACAAATACTATACCACATGATGACAAAAAAGCCATTTGTTCAAAAATTGATACCATTGATATTTCTCCTACCTTAGCTGAAGCTATTCGACGTACTCACAATGGCGAATctgtttcatttttattttctcatgCTCCtgaataaaattactttttaatattttatgatgcataatgttttttttgctaataatggataataaatagaatatttttaaaaagaaaagaaaaagaacaccttatattttattataaaaattttttattgctataaattattattttactaaatttttgcataacaaataaaagatttgaGCAAATTAATTcttagttatttaaataatttcttcaatttgttGCATTTCATTcgaaatttcttcaaaatattGATCCATTAAACGACTAGCTGAGTTACGTAATAATTGATCTTCTATCAATGTAACAGATTCTAATGCATCAATACCCTGCATACTTTCCATTAATTGCTTACCCTaggttaaaaaaatgtatattgaaatattaatatttgaaatgatttcattttaaacaaatttaactTACGTTTTGAACTTGTGTCAACAGCATTTCAATATAACCTAACCCTAAGCGAATCAAATCAAAATCTTGGGATCGAATATATTCTAAGAAACCTGATATATAAAGACATATgattaaatcacgtgattaaatcGCGTGATCAAAGCGCgcggaaaaaaattttcgagaTTACCTGGCAAAAGTTCTTGATGGGGTAACGACCTCATAAACTCTGCTCCATGTGAAGCAATATTTATTAAGCCGTAGGCAGCTTCCTTTCGAATATCAAAGTTGCTATGAGTAGCAATAATTGAAAGAATTGGAATAAATCCAGTGTTAAACACTTTATCTAAAACGTCTGGGCGACgactaaattaattgaatgcACAAGTTAGTTGGCCACTTAAACACGTTTTAAATAGTTTGTAATTACTCACGCTGCCGTTATATTGGACATAACCCACAAACTTTCCTTCTTGACTGGcctaaaatcacgtgactaaGTTATTATCGTTTTTacactttataataaaaataggaactcgaataaaaaatttttacctgCAATCACTTTGAATAAATTCAATCATCGTTGGTAAGAAATCAGACTGTTGAATCAAGATATCTGTATTCTCATCAGGACCACTAGCAATATTACCCAATGTCCTAATTAAAGGTAATGCTAAAGGCCCATGGCCCAGCAACGGTCTCATGTGTTTAacctaataaaaatgtaacaatTTTTAATGCTAATTTGACTTAGGAACgctgtaataaattttttaaataccaAAAGTGAAGCAAGCCCTTCCTCCAACAATTGAGTGGTATATTTATTGTCTTTATCGCTAGTTATATAAGTTAATACCCAAGCAACCTCAGAGACAACTTCAAAGCTCTGTCGAAtgacaaattataaaattaatattaaattaatgactaaataaaataattagacaTTTATCTCTCAAACCTCATCAGTTTTTAAGTGACGCAAAAGGTGTTTATCGATACCTCCAGCAAAAAACTCGTCCAAACCAGCATTTGGGGTACGAGCAAGATTTGAGAGAGCGAAACAGGCTGTTTGGACAAGATTTACATCCTAATATAAATGcaacatttattattagtttataaaCTCTAATGTAAGTaataattctcaaaattaGTTCGGAATTACCTTATAATCAAGCAAATTGATCAAGGGAATCAAAACACCATTCTTACGAAGTAAATCCCTATATTCAGGACTTTCTATTGCAATATTACCGATAGCCCAAGCAGCCTGATCTTGCAAGGACTGTTATAAAGCGTAAGTTATGCAATATATAGGTCACATATGATAAACGATTTAACGCGTCATTACAAGTCTAACTTACAATATTATCCCTTTCAAGGAAAGAGATCAAATACGGGACTGCTGTCAAAGCCTTATTAACAAACTCCTTAGGTCCAGCAGCAATATCTTTGTTTAAAGATGCATTATAGAATTTATCAAACAGATCGATGATATAGTGCACTATAACTTACAACACATACTTGTTATACACCAAGTAGCCTGAAGTTGTTCTTCCGGATCAATACCGGATAAGAATTTCTGTATAGTTTATCGATAAAAATGTTAAGATAGGTCTTGAAAGTTTACTCATTCATGATGAAAACAGGCAAATCACATACAATTAATATCTCAATACAATTTCCTTCAATTACAAACTGTTTTAAAGTATCCGGAGGATCCACAAGAAATTTACTTAAGTCTTGAAGACTTGAAAGTCTTGTATCACGGTTAACATTCTATAATCAATGATAGGCagatattttacattataacgaaatttgattttaatgtttAATATTGTATTCATAAGATATccaggcaaaaaaaaaataaataaaaattagtactGACACTCAGACCAGATTTCAACTTTTCAATGTCTTGCTGAGATAATGTAAATTCTGGTTCTACACATAAATGATtcacaataaatttaatttattacattaaaatactaaaaatttaaaatctgaTCCAGGATATACCagcatcatcatcatctctATAATTTTCGTGATGTTTGAAACGTTTAGCACTGATTAATTGTTCGCGTTGTCTTTTTCGAACTTGCGCATCGAGCTCAATACGTCGTTGTCTTGCTTCTTCAGTATTCCTAGGAAGACTATTACGCTTATATTTAGATTTATGTACGGCTGTTGGAGAAGGAGGAGGAGGCTGTTTGGGAGGACTTGAAGACTCGAAAGTAAAGGCATTCTCAAacttatctttattattcGTGAAATCTATATTCATATTACTGAAGGAGTGAGAGttgaattttacaaattttctgTTACACGAATTTAGTTAAGCATTTATCTTGAATAATTCTGACCGGCACTATAAGTCAGTCATCTGTGCGTACAGTaacaaagtttaaaaaaaaattcgaaatcaAAAGATAATGccaattcatttattaatatcttcggaataaaataattaattaaattaattctattaacaTGAAGACATTGCCCGCTGACTTCCTTTTCCCGGCACACaaagatataatttttgtactcccaaaaataaaaaaaaagtagtaaaatttcgcatgaagtaaaaaaaaaactacagTTGAAGTGTAATTGGTAATTAAGAACAAAATACCACTTTTAACATATAAACCGGATGATGTGTGAATTACTTcgtcaaatatatataataaatgttattgctaatataagaatttttttaagtgtAAAGTAGTTGTAAtacaataaaacaatattCTAGAAatgggaataaaaaatatataaaagtgtgaaataacaataaaaatgtttatatttaagtCGATAGCGTTTAATTTTGAATACTTTTGtggttttaatttatattttaggttaaatatatgttttttttgtcgattataatttttttttttggtggtGATATGAATGAATCGTAAAATGAGTAATAatgtgaaaaatatatatatattttttttttagatcaaaTCCGCTACATTCATGGGCATTTCATCGATTTGTGTGTTGTAAAATTGTTCTGTgcaaaaaatagaaaatgatCAAGTTAAATAAAATCCCCAAATTGTAAATGTATGTaagtaagtataataaaacaataatcaataaattataccTATGTCGCGGAGCATTCTAACATCTTCGCTCGTAACAAAGTTAATAGCAACACCTTTTCTACCAAATCGACCACCTCTACCAATACgatgaatataattttcacGATTGGTAGGAAGATCATAATTGATGACCTGACAGAAAATATTGTTAAGTTTGTGTATTCTGGAAATTAATTTGCGAAAATTAATCTAATATACTTACCAATGATACTTGTTGAACATCAATACCACGAGCTAAAAGATCCGTGGCGATAAGTACACGAGAGGATCCGGAACGAAACTCTTTCATGATAACGTCACGCTGAGCTTGATCCATATCTCCGTGCATAGCGGATACAGTAAATTCTCGGGCATGCAATTTATCGGTTAACCAATCGACTTTTCTTCGTGTATTACAGAAAATAACAGCCTGGGTAATAGTCACGGTTTCGTACAAATCGCACAAAGTGTCAAGTTTCCAATCCTCCTTCTCAACGGCAATATAAAATTGCTATATATCATATCAAAAGTCACAAGTGAGTCTATGTTGCattaaaccaaaattttacataagCTACTTGCCTTAATACCTTCCAATGTTAATTCGTCACGCTTAACTAGAATTCTAACGGGTTCACGCATAAATTTGGTGGTCACTTCCAGAACATCAGCTGGCATCGTAGCAGACAAGAGAACTACTTGGGTGCTTGGAGGAAGGAGCTGGAAGACATCATAGATTTGTTCTTTAAAACCACGTGACAACATTTCATCTGCCTCATCCAAAACAAACATCTTGATATGATCCGTTTTTAAAGCACGCCTGTTTATCATATCAAATACACGTCCGGGTGTTCCAACGACTACGTGGGCACCAGCTTCGAGCTTTTTAATTCCTTCACGAACGTTTGTACCACCAATCGAAGCATTGCATTCAACGTTCATGAAATCGCCAAGTGCAATTACTACTTTCTGAATTTGTTGAGCCAATTCACGAGTCGGAGCAAGTACAAGAGCTTGACACTGATTAATGGACATATCAAGCTTTtgtaaaatagaaatagaaaatgTAGCAGTCTTGCCCGTTCCCGATTGCGCTTGGGCAATTACATCATGCCCTTTTATAACAGGGAGAATAGCTCGCTGTTGAATAGCCGAAGGTTTTTCGAACCTAAAACCAtaagtttaatattacatatagTCTGTCTgctagtatttatttaaattaaatagaatcGATATATTTTACCCGTAAGCATAGATACCCCGGAGAAGTTCAGGTTTAAGATTCATATTATCAAAGTTGTCGACCACTTCTTCCCAGTTggactaatttttaaaagtatatgttaatgaaacaaattacttaatttttatgatttaaatatctaaattatttatgttcgCATAACTTACCTCAATCTCTGCATCCGGGATATCATTAAATTCTTCGTCTCTATTAATCaagcaaaaaaattgattagcATCACAATGAAACGATATGTTAACATGATATGGATAACTACTAGTCATTTTTTGCTTATACTAAGTGATCGAAAGCAAGAAGGGAACTAAGTATTGACATCTCTAAAAGCATAACACTTAGCggttttctaaataatttataaatctcATAAATCATCTCTCGTAATGATCAAATGAAGTTACTATATTCATTCTTTTAGCACAGATAATCTCTTTATTGTACTGTTTTCAAAACTACTTTATGTCCTTTGAACAATAAATACATAAGTTAACTTGATACTTACTTACTCATACTTGAAAGATGGAAGGAAATTCTCAAGATTTAATGTAGTAAAattatagattaaaaaaatatctcgattgtttataaaaattttttgaaaaaaaaaaaatttttttttctctgatGTACAATTCAGGGTGCCGAGTCCGACTATCTCCCTTTTTTAAAAGTTGCCCTTTAATTCTTTCCACGTGGCAATTGTACTCCCTAATttgtaatatcaatataaattagCATATCTTAACTGCGGAATTGCGGTAACTGCGGATTGAAATATAACACAAAATTTAGAACTAAAATTGGTGGCATCATTCCCTTTTAAAATATGTTCTATTTAAGTTTCATGTTTGAACAATTACCATGGAGAGGCGTGTTAGAGTTTCGTAAAACGACTATAAGAAATTCTGAACGCGTTTGCTTGAACTTTCCTATACGAAAAAGTTTGGGTAGCGTAGTACAGGTAAACATGCGTTATAGTTCAACTTTAACCTATTTAAGACCATATCAAAAAGAATGCATTGATACCTGTCTAAGCAAGTTTCTTGATCATAAAGTTAACCGCCAAATTGTATCGTTACCTGTAGGTAAGTCggacaaataaatttacaatatttacgCGCATTTCTTGTATATATaaagtcaaaattatattaatccctgagaatttatattataggAAGTGGAAAAACGGTAATTGACATTACATCAAAAAGATACGGCAAATCATAATCACACGTGTTAATATCGAAAGAATTTATACATCGATAGGTTatcttttcaaatttaattaaacaaattccATCTCCTTTTCCTGATGCCGATAAAGTTCTTGTACTCGCTCACCGAGAAGAATTGATTGATCAGGCATTTagtcaaattaaaaaacattcaGATTTGGTAGGAAtcgtttataaaatttctttattccaGATAAAGgaataacaaattttacagtCGATTGAAATAGATCAAGGTGGAAGGAGAGCAAAAGGAGATGCAGAAGTTATTCTTGGTAGTGTAAATACACTTGGAAAATTAGAATCACATCgcattgaaaaatataatccaTCTCACTTTAAGGCTATTATAATTGACGAAGTAATTTGTTTTAGTAATTGTTTGTTGTTAATCATTggtgaatattattaatcaatacaTACGATATACTTATAATAGGCTCATCATGTTGCGGCATCGTCTTACCGCAGAATTCTAAAGTATTTTGGTGCCGATAAGAAAGAAACTCATTTGTTTGTTTGGGGATGTTCTGCTACAGTTCGAAGATATGATGGATTAGCGCTAATAAATGCATTCGACGAGATTACATATCATAAGGACTTCTTGGATATGATTCGGGAAAAATGGTAAGTGATAAATTCAGTATATTTAACCGTAGACTTATAGTGGAATTATTCTAATTAAGCATTCATATGTAGGCTTTGCAATCTCAGGGTAACTACAATAAAAACCAACGTTGATTTATCCAAAGTTAGAAGCTATAAGGAAGATTTTCATATGAATGATCTCTCCAAATATCTCAATGTGGATTCGCGTAATAATGTTATTGTGCGTACATATCTTGAACTGGCAGGTAAGTCTTTTGttccattattattttgttatttgacAAAATGTGAGCTTATTACTTATGTATTCTTATTTAAAGCGCAGAGAAAATCCACGTTGGTTTTTGGGGTAGACATTAAGCACATTGAAAGTTTGACagcaatatttaaaaagtatggACTTGATGCTCGCGGAATAAGTAGTAAAACGAAGTCTCATATTCGTGCAGAAACCCTAAAAGAATTCAAAGAAGGAAAGTTCCCTGTTCTAGTGAATTGCGGTATATTGACCGAAGGCACTGACATACCAAATATTGATTGTGTAATAATGAGTAGACCAACCAAATCACCTGTACTCTTTCAACAAATGATTGGACGCGGAATGCGTCTTTCTCCAGAAAAGGAGGATTGTTTGGTATTAGATTTTATCGATTCTTATAGCCAAATTCCCGATTTAGTTACTACTCCTACTTTGTTAGGATTAGATCCTACAATGGAAATGAAGGGTGAGTTttgtgtaattaattattgcgtgatttttatatttatttagtccTTATTACCTTGCAGATGAGAATTTAGAATCACTTTACGTAcacaagaaaaaagaaaaaaaatcaaaaataacaatagataCACCAACAAAGATTCATATAACAGAATATAGTAATCcttttgaaattattgatgatTGCTCAGGAGCAAAATACATTGGAAGTATTTCAGAGAATGTATGGCTTAGAGTCGGAGAAGACTCGTATGTTATATCATTACAATCTTATGGGacaataaaagtaaaaaaagaaaatggtaCGAAATTAATTGCGTATTTATATTAGTTCTTATTTatgatattgtaatttattattgtttaatgTTTTGTAGGAACATATTGTGCTATaaaacgtaaaaaaatttccagaaTGGTTAAAGGTACTATGAAGCATTATTAtgttatagaaaatttacccATTACGAGTGATTCATTATTTTCCACGATACGTGCCTGCGATAGATggattaaagaaaaatgtgGAATAAAGACCGCGAATACTATAGCTTCGCGATATGCCAAATGGCGAAATCATCCATTAACAAAACAACAGACCAAttggttgaaaaaaaaattagttagcTTGAGCGAAGAAGAATTGAATCGATTGAATAAAGGTCAAGCATCAAATTTGATGACGAAGATAATTGAAGGTGCTGAAAGAAATTGGAAATTAAAGCAAAAGCAAAGATTGATagttgaaaaaaagaaagaaaaggagaaaaagaaaaaagaaaaatataaagttaaagTAGGGCctctgaaataaaatattaacaatttccTGTTTGGATCTGTTTTGTTATTAAGTcgactttaataaaaaataataattcattgaCGCATATGTATTATCAGTAAATATTTCTCTATTTTTGAGGACGAATTTTTTAGTGTTACTCTGTACGACCGATTATTTCTGTATCTTACAAAAAACACAGCTAGTGTATTTATttgttacaaaataaaattacaaatcgtctaataatttacaaatctgatttgaattttctaaaattaatttttaataaataattaaaagaaaccCGCTCacataaattttgaaaataataatattaaaggatTATTTTAGTACAAAAACACAAAGAAAACGCCCAAACCGAAACTAAGCATGGCATATAATGAAGTTCCAAATAAAGATGTAGCAGAATTTTCTGAATAAGAATcgtaattatcataattataagaTTTACCATTGCTATTTTTAACATTACCATCTCTTAAACTCTTAGGGCTATATATGGTCCACCATTCAGAAGCACCATTTGtcgtttttaaaaatttactaatagtATTCGCATATTTACCAGATCGATCTCCGTAATAATCTCTAGCCTTATATAAAGCAGGCAAAAGAATAGCTTCACCTTCCTGGCCAGCATCctgattttttaaaggaattaaGTAATCAACGGCATTTTGGATGGTAGCGCCATCCTTTGTTCTAATTTCCCATAAATTTGTTCCATTTATTTTTTGGGATAACAAAGCAATGTATGTTAATGCTTCTAAATTAAAACATTGATAATGATATGGTTTTGTTCGTTTACTCTCCATTGGCTGTTCTCCcgattttaatatcatattttgaaaTGTTGTTTCGGAAAATTTTCTTATGAGATTTCTTGCTTCATCTATTCTTCCGGAAAATTCCAAGTATGTCGCTAATTGTGCTACATAAAATGTTGCATGATTATTTGATCTTTTGAATGCTTGTTTTCCCAAGTTGGAATTCATTAACCAATTTGAAAAATCCGAAATCCAATTCCTTATTCCTTTGTCAATATTATCATTCCATGCACGTGATTTTTCTAGAATTCTAACCGCAACTGGAATATATACCTAAGAAAAGCAGAAAAGCAAGGGTTAATATGTACTGTAGCACGTATCGTTAAATTACaagataaaacaaatatactGACATATAAGCGCGTATCAAGAATTCCTTCTTCTCTTCCTTTCCATTCTCCTGGACCTCTTTTTATTTGACCATAAATAACTTCAGGTAACATACTAGTTTCTTCGTTAACAAACCAAGTATCCAACAACTGTACGGCTTTTTCGGCAAAATTTTCATCCCCgtgtaattgataaaaaatcgATAAACTTAATACATCTCTAACCATATTTCTAGAATCAACTGGATCTGATAGGTTTCTAACATCAGGATTATATAATCCGTCGCGTGGCTTGTAGGGACATTGAGTTTCCGGATCAGTGACATTTTTTATACCTTTACAAGATGGCCATAAATATGGTGCATATGAGATATATTCTCGTTTATTACCATTCGGTGGTGTAACTGTTGTGTTCATTACTGAATATGGACTATCGTTTTTTAAAGCTATTGAAGCTGTcgaatttattgattttaacgctggatttggattatttgaagaaaaattatgtGACTTAAAGTATTCTAATCCCTCGATTGTAACATAATCGACTTTTAATGATActataaattagaaataatatcGTGAAATTAATGTGGCAAATTAAAGACAATCATAAGATTACTAACTTCCGAAAGAACTTACTTTGAGCGATGATTGTTTTTAGCGACATACAAagattaatgataaaaattatggtaaaaatttgtatatttttcattgttCAAAGAGAAAAAAAGTTACAATGAAAATTTAGAACTACAAAAGAGAGAGAAAATCCCTTGGactagatatttttatttccgaTACGAAAAGACTTTATAATCGATCCAGcgatttaactaaaaattaaaatttggaatCTAGTCCAAGGAATAGGAGCTGAGCTAAATTTCTAAGGGCGACTTTGAAAAGCCGTCAAAGACCCATTTCCTCCAAGTTGTTACTCTATATACTTGAGAATTGAAGTGacacaaatttaaattaataatttccatTAGTGGAGATCtagtaaaataaaacaaagCATGTATGATCGATCTATTTTTAGTTCAATCGCGATTGTTGTGCTTTGTATCGCTTTGTTCTCTTTGTTACTTCATATTCTTTGTGATTTTCGTTCACTATTTCATTTGTTTCACATTTCTTGTCAAGGTTAGGGTTTAGCCTAAGACGTTTAGGTTAAATTTAACGAACTTTGAAACAATGAAATCGGATTATCTATTAGCTGTTATGCATTGTTGTAtaaattatagtttatttcttttatacgAGCTCAATGGTATGCATTAGATATTAGGTGGTTGTTACGAAGTTACACCTCTCAGTCAGTGTTTTAATCCGTGGacttaaaatttgtaaagggaactaatatttatattcaagtaaaagaaaattatttatgtttacTCTTCGCTTATAAAAtcgttaattaatattgtacTTGCATAAAGTTGAAATCTacaatttactaaatattacaaGAAAGCAGccaattttttgttatttaaaatttcttaatatttcgATCCAACTAGCACCCAGATAACTGTTTTTTGAGTGCAGTCATGTCGTGGTCCTTctgattttgttaaaaaagaaatggtgGATATCGTTAAAATgaattaacataaatttctttCTATTTTACCTTGTTTGTATGCAATAACTTTTTATGAACGTGGTTTTGctgtttaataaattgttcTAGTGCCTCATTTAATTCAGCTTCGTCGACTGCATCTAGATAACATTAACGGAAGTCAGAATTATTCATCATTTTTagcaaaataatttagttatcATACAAAGTTGCTTCAAATTGTTATCAAGATTCCGCCCTAACTTTTGGGATTGCGTGTGAAGCTTTGCGAGGTTATCTAATGTTTTTGCCGTCATTATCTgttaaatattcatattaaaaacGTCTAAACTGATGCAAAGAAATCGtatcttgaattttattaaattaaacctGGTAATTCTCAAGATCAAGCCTTAGTTTCTTGATGTATTCTTTCTCACGTTCTAATCGGTTATCAATCTTTCTTTTCACATTTGACGTAATTTCTTTCCTACATAACGAGACGAGCAATTAGAAAATTTCTATATGATTAGTGTTTCAATTCGACATCCGCGGATGGGCACATTTAGAGATATTCCAAGAGAAATTAACAGCGAGTAAATTCAATTCGttgttaatttgttttttgagGAAGCCTTTATTTTAGATTCTATGTTGCCATCCGGATCGATATTCTTACATTTCGTTAACCCAAATGGTTATAATACCACTTTCACCATCAATCATTTCCTTAGTTTTTTCTAATCGTGCTCCTTGTTCACGttcaaatttgtttaattttgataagGACCTTCTCTTGGTTTTAGCTATAGTAAGCGTTATTGTTTGAAATATTTGTGTATTGGTGCCAGCCAAGGAggtttagtattatttatcttaGATCGAGTCGTATATTAtactcaaaaaataaaatttgagatAATTGTAACTCACACTGAAGGAGTCCAATCAACTCAGCCATATCATTGCTCCTTCATATTGAAAAAAAGttcatatttactataaattttataacaaaactccacaattaattttttacccGGTACTTCTTTCATTGTCCTCATCAATATCGTCGTCGCGTTTATAAGTATTTCTAAGCGCAT
This region includes:
- a CDS encoding translation initiation factor eIF4A, which translates into the protein MSKDEEFNDIPDAEIESNWEEVVDNFDNMNLKPELLRGIYAYGFEKPSAIQQRAILPVIKGHDVIAQAQSGTGKTATFSISILQKLDMSINQCQALVLAPTRELAQQIQKVVIALGDFMNVECNASIGGTNVREGIKKLEAGAHVVVGTPGRVFDMINRRALKTDHIKMFVLDEADEMLSRGFKEQIYDVFQLLPPSTQVVLLSATMPADVLEVTTKFMREPVRILVKRDELTLEGIKQFYIAVEKEDWKLDTLCDLYETVTITQAVIFCNTRRKVDWLTDKLHAREFTVSAMHGDMDQAQRDVIMKEFRSGSSRVLIATDLLARGIDVQQVSLVINYDLPTNRENYIHRIGRGGRFGRKGVAINFVTSEDVRMLRDIEQFYNTQIDEMPMNVADLI